A section of the Triticum dicoccoides isolate Atlit2015 ecotype Zavitan chromosome 7A, WEW_v2.0, whole genome shotgun sequence genome encodes:
- the LOC119333729 gene encoding probable xyloglucan endotransglucosylase/hydrolase protein 23 — protein WLTAFPKNQPMRLYFSLRNADDWATQGGRVKTDWSHTPFSASYRGFKADTCVVTAGGRPRCGASVDTEVVPGTGAASEWYNQELDLTRQQRMRWVQSNYMIYNYCMDPKHVAKGVPAECSM, from the coding sequence TGGCTGACCGCCTTCCCCAAGAACCAGCCCATGCGCCTCTACTTCAGCCTCCGGAACGCCGACGACTGGGCCACGCAGGGCGGCCGTGTCAAGACGGATTGGTCCCACACCCCGTTCTCCGCCTCCTACCGCGGCTTCAAGGCCGACACGTGCGTGGTGACCGCGGGCGGCCGGCCGCGCTGCGGTGCCAGCGTCGACACGGAGGTCGTCCCCGGCACCGGCGCGGCGAGCGAGTGGTACAACCAGGAGCTGGACCTGACGCGGCAGCAACGGATGCGGTGGGTGCAGAGCAACTACATGATCTACAACTACTGCATGGACCCCAAGCACGTCGCCAAGGGCGTCCCCGCCGAGTGCTCCATGTAA
- the LOC119331841 gene encoding T-complex protein 1 subunit delta-like, whose amino-acid sequence MAAPAVAAAPSARKGETYTDTKRRDDVRGANIASARSVADAVRTSLGPRGMDKMISSGDQEVIITNDGATILSRMSLLQPAARMLAELSRSQDAAAGDGTTTVVVIAGALLRRAQSLLAAGAHPTAAADSLHRLAARAVQVLEGMAIPIELTDRDSLVKSASTALNSKVVSQYSGLLAPLAVDAALSVVDPAHPELLDLRDIRIIKKLGGTVDDTELVRGLIFDKKASHAAGGPSRIENAKIAVIQFQISPPKTDIEQSVIVSDYAQMDRILREERNYILGMVKKIKASGCNVLLIQKSILRDAVTELSLHYLAKAKILVVKDVERDEIEFITKTLNCLPIANIEHFREDKLGYADVVEEVSAGDGKIVKITGIRDMGRTATVLVRGSNQLVIDEADRSLHDALCVIRCLVNKRFLIAGGGAPEIEMSMQLAAWSKELHGMESYCIKEFADALEVIPYTLAENAGLNPIAIVTELRNRHAKGEKNTGINVRKGQITNILEENVVQPLLVSTSAISLACECVRMILKIDDIVTVR is encoded by the exons atggccgcccccgccgtcgccgctgCGCCGTCGGCCCGCAAGGGAGAAACCTACACCGACACCAAGCGCCGCGACGACGTCCGCGGCGCCAACATCGCGTCCGCGCGCTCGGTCGCCGACGCGGTGCGCACCTCCCTCGGCCCCCGCGGCATGGACAAGATGATCTCCTCGGGTGACCAGGAGGTCATCATCACCAACGACGGCGCCACCATCCTCTCGCGCATGTCGCTCCTCCAGCCCGCGGCCCGCATGCTCGCCGAGCTCTCCCGCTCGCAGGACGCGGCCGCCGGCGACGGCACCACCACCGTCGTCGTCATCGCCGGGGCCCTGCTCCGCCGCGCGCAGTCGCTCCTCGCGGCCGGCGcccaccccaccgccgccgccgactccctcCACCGCCTCGCGGCCCGCGCCGTCCAGGTCCTCGAGGGCATGGCCATCCCCATCGAGCTCACCGACCGGGACTCCCTCGTCAAGTCTGCCTCCACCGCGCTCAACTCCAAGGTCGTCTCCCAGTACTCCGGCCTCCTCGCCCCGCTCGCTGTTGACGCCGCCCTCTCCGTGGTCGATCCCGCCCACCCGGAGCTTCTTGATCTCCGCGACATCCGCATCATAAAGAAGCTCGGCGGCACTGTCGATGACACCGAGCTTGTCCGCGGCCTTATCTTTGACAAGAAGGCCAGCCATGCTGCCGGGGGGCCATCTAGGATCGAGAATGCCAAGATCGCTGTCATCCAGTTTCAGATCTCACCGCCCAAGACTGATATTGAGCAGAGCGTCATCGTGTCAGACTATGCGCAGATGGACCGCATCCTCCGCGAGGAGCGGAATTACATCCTAGGGATGGTCAAGAAGATCAAGGCTTCTGGGTGCAATGTCCTCCTCATCCAGAAGAGCATCTTGCGTGATGCCGTGACCGAGTTGTCGCTGCACTATCTCGCAAAGGCCAAGATTCTGGTGGTCAAGGATGTAGAGAGGGACGAGATTGAGTTTATCACCAAGACTCTCAACTGCCTGCCAATTGCCAACATTGAGCATTTCCGTGAGgataagcttgggtatgctgatgTTGTCGAGGAAGTGTCTGCTGGAGATGGCAAGATTGTCAAGATCACCGGGATCAGGGACATGGGGAGGACTGCAACTGTGCTTGTCCGTGGGTCCAACCAGTTGGTTATTGATGAAGCTGATCGCAGTCTCCATGACGCCCTATGTGTCATCAG GTGCTTGGTGAACAAGAGGTTTTTAATTGCTGGTGGCGGTGCTCCGGAAATAGAAATGTCAATGCAACTGGCTGCTTGGTCAAAGGAGCTCCATGGGATGGAGAGTTACTGCATCAAGGAGTTTGCCGACGCACTTGAGGTCATCCCTTACACACTGGCTGAGAATGCAGGGCTCAACCCAATCGCCATTGTTACCGAGCTAAGGAATCGCCATGCCAAGGGTGAGAAGAACACGGGCATCAACGTGAGGAAAGGCCAGATCACAAACATCCTGGAGGAGAATGTCGTGCAGCCGTTGCTTGTGAGCACGAGCGCCATCTCGCTGGCGTGCGAGTGCGTTAGAATGATCTTGAAGATTGATGATATAGTCACTGTAAGGTAA